One Ricinus communis isolate WT05 ecotype wild-type chromosome 1, ASM1957865v1, whole genome shotgun sequence DNA window includes the following coding sequences:
- the LOC8268801 gene encoding cytochrome P450 71B34: protein MASLWLLSLLLLFPLCLFFLKKKLQVKTHTKNHPPGPPCLPIIGNLHQLGVLPHQPLWQYSKKYGPVMLVKLGRVPTVIISSSEAAKELLKTHDLSSCSRPLLTGAGKLSYSYLDIAFTPYGDYWRDMRKLCVLELFSIKRVQSFKFAREEEVSLLIDSVLKSSSSPVDLSEKAMTLTANIICRVAFGKSFQERGFGHERFQEVIREAVALLGSFYAADYFPYVGWIVDRITGLHARLERSFQEFDTFYQKVIDDHIQKGTRDETQQEEDIIDVLLELEKSHRERSGGFQFSKDNIKAILMNIFLAGVHSTATTLVWAMSELIRNPRVIEKAQTEIRNCIGDKRKVCESKIEKFEYLKLILKETLRLHPPGPLVVPRETMTQFSINGYDVHPKTRIQVNVWAIGRDPTKWRNPEEFYPERFIDSSVDYRGMHYELLPFGGGRRGCPGISMGIAIVELALANLLFCFNWRLPCNMKMEDINMEEAPGLAIYKKEPLLLMPTAYQHVSRD from the exons ATGGCTTCTCTTTGGCtactttctcttcttttactcTTCCCTCTATGCCTTTTCttcttgaaaaagaaactacAAGTTAAGACACATACCAAGAATCATCCCCCAGGCCCTCCTTGCCTCCCAATCATAGGCAATCTTCACCAACTTGGAGTATTGCCTCATCAACCTTTATGGCAATACTCTAAGAAATATGGTCCTGTCATGCTTGTAAAACTCGGTCGTGTTCCGACTgtcattatttcttcttcagaaGCAGCAAAAGAACTCCTAAAAACTCATGATCTCAGCAGTTGTAGCAGACCTCTTTTAACTGGTGCTGGAAAGCTATCTTACAGCTATCTTGATATAGCTTTTACACCGTATGGAGATTACTGGAGGGATATGAGAAAGCTTTGTGTTCTTGAACTCTTTAGTATTAAAAGAGTGCAATCTTTCAAATTCGCTAGGGAAGAAGAGGTGTCTTTGCTAATTGATTCCGTTTTaaaatcttcttcttctcctgtAGATCTCAGTGAAAAAGCTATGACCCTTACTGCTAATATAATATGTAGAGTAGCTTTTGGCAAAAGTTTTCAGGAAAGAGGATTTGGACATGAAAGATTTCAGGAAGTGATTCGTGAAGCTGTTGCTTTGTTGGGGAGTTTCTATGCAGCTGATTATTTTCCTTATGTAGGTTGGATTGTTGATAGAATAACTGGTCTCCATGCAAGACTTGAAAGAAGCTTTCAAGAATTTGATACTTTCTACCAGAAGGTCATTGATGATCACATCCAAAAAGGAACAAGAGATGAGACTCAACAAGAAGAAGATATCATTGATGTTTTGCTTGAACTGGAGAAATCGCACCGTGAACGGTCTGGaggttttcaattttctaaagataatattaaggCTATTCTCATG AATATCTTTCTAGCTGGAGTGCACAGTACCGCAACTACCTTAGTATGGGCTATGTCAGAACTAATTAGAAATCCAAGAGTAATAGAGAAAGCACAAACAGAGATAAGAAATTGCATTggagataaaagaaaagtatgtGAAAGTAAGATTGAAAAGTTCGAATACTTAAAGCTGATTTTGAAAGAAACTTTGAGATTACACCCACCTGGCCCCCTAGTAGTTCCAAGAGAAACTATGACACAATTTTCCATCAATGGCTATGATGTTCATCCCAAAACTCGAATTCAAGTTAATGTGTGGGCAATAGGAAGAGATCCAACAAAATGGAGAAACCCTGAAGAATTTTATCCTGAGAGATTTATAGACAGTTCTGTTGATTATAGAGGGATGCATTATGAACTATTACCATTTGGTGGTGGAAGAAGGGGTTGTCCTGGCATCAGTATGGGAATAGCTATTGTAGAACTTGCACTTGCaaatcttttgttttgttttaattggAGATTGCCTTGTAACATGAAGATGGAAGATATCAACATGGAAGAAGCACCCGGTCTTGCTATTTATAAGAAAGAACCTTTGTTGCTTATGCCAACTGCATATCAACATGTGTCAAGAGATTAA